In Microbacterium pumilum, the following proteins share a genomic window:
- a CDS encoding phage baseplate assembly protein V — protein sequence MTDAATVALGPHRVPGVTLRVDGDELDAVDVALLAGIRVRREASAPTACALTFEDPADADALEGILALGASVEASVEGFSDALFTGEIVSVEESFGADGTLLVTARCQDAAHRMRADSQLRVFVDVSVAELVRELASTAGLDVDASEEGPRMPRLVQDGRSALDLVTAITRRAGLWWRVDPSGSTLELFSDEGAGDEVTVVYGETLLHATVTSSSLANRSGWRVMGWDPVTGDVATGSADGESTAPGAAEGILGGAMTAGAAHLDALARGLAGDDRAAGRSLRAVIEGDPALEPGTTLIIEGLTSGASGSFVLLTADHVIDSFGGYTCTVTTTTPDHLRLLRRLDDSPGREASAITIGEVLRIDDPDGRGRVRVALSAYDGLESEWLPVIALGAGESKGLALQPDVGDQVVVAHDSRDPGRGVVLGGLRTNDGGEPGVGVVDGAVGVYGLRLPTGQSLRMSADGDSLVIGNQTGSRVELTETGIVVHAEGDLVLEAPGHLMRLQADRIELEQA from the coding sequence ATGACCGATGCCGCCACCGTTGCCCTGGGACCGCATCGGGTTCCGGGCGTGACACTGCGCGTCGACGGCGACGAGCTCGACGCCGTGGACGTCGCCCTGCTCGCGGGCATCCGGGTGCGACGGGAGGCAAGTGCGCCGACGGCGTGCGCGCTCACGTTCGAGGATCCCGCGGACGCAGATGCGCTCGAGGGCATCCTGGCTCTCGGGGCGTCGGTCGAGGCATCCGTCGAGGGCTTCTCGGATGCACTCTTCACGGGAGAGATCGTCTCGGTCGAGGAGTCATTCGGTGCCGACGGCACGTTGCTCGTCACGGCTCGCTGCCAGGACGCCGCCCACCGGATGCGGGCCGATTCGCAGCTGAGGGTCTTCGTGGACGTGTCGGTGGCAGAGCTCGTGCGGGAACTGGCGTCGACCGCGGGATTGGACGTCGACGCATCCGAGGAAGGGCCTCGCATGCCGAGGCTCGTGCAGGACGGCCGGTCCGCTCTCGATCTTGTGACGGCCATCACCCGCCGCGCGGGGCTGTGGTGGCGGGTCGACCCGTCCGGGAGCACTCTCGAGCTCTTCAGCGACGAGGGCGCGGGCGACGAGGTCACGGTCGTCTACGGCGAGACCCTGCTGCACGCGACCGTGACGTCGAGTTCGCTGGCGAACCGGTCGGGCTGGCGCGTCATGGGGTGGGACCCCGTGACCGGCGATGTGGCGACGGGATCGGCGGATGGCGAATCCACCGCTCCCGGGGCGGCGGAAGGCATCCTCGGCGGGGCGATGACAGCCGGTGCCGCCCACCTCGACGCGCTGGCCCGCGGACTCGCGGGCGATGACCGCGCCGCCGGACGGTCGCTGCGGGCGGTCATCGAGGGTGATCCGGCCCTCGAGCCCGGAACCACGCTCATCATCGAGGGGCTCACCTCCGGCGCGTCAGGGTCGTTCGTCCTTCTCACCGCGGACCACGTCATCGACTCGTTCGGCGGGTACACGTGCACGGTCACGACCACGACGCCGGACCACCTGCGCCTGCTGCGCCGGCTCGACGATTCGCCCGGGCGTGAGGCATCCGCCATCACGATCGGAGAGGTCCTGCGGATCGACGATCCTGATGGACGAGGACGCGTGCGCGTCGCGCTCTCCGCCTACGACGGGCTGGAGTCGGAGTGGCTTCCGGTGATCGCGCTCGGCGCAGGGGAGAGCAAGGGGCTCGCATTGCAGCCGGATGTGGGCGACCAGGTCGTCGTCGCGCACGACTCCCGCGACCCCGGTCGGGGCGTGGTGCTGGGCGGGCTGCGCACGAACGATGGCGGTGAGCCCGGCGTCGGCGTCGTCGATGGCGCGGTCGGCGTGTACGGACTGCGGCTCCCGACCGGCCAGTCGCTGCGCATGAGCGCCGACGGCGACAGCCTCGTGATCGGCAATCAGACCGGAAGCCGGGTCGAGCTCACCGAGACGGGGATCGTCGTGCACGCCGAGGGAGACCTCGTCCTCGAGGCTCCCGGTCACCTCATGCGGCTGCAGGCCGATCGCATCGAACTGGAGCAGGCCTGA
- a CDS encoding GPW/gp25 family protein — MTIQVPTRRTPPTWIGWRFGHPDLDDGLSGLSVGPNGSIELVRDADAIRQALMLLLSTRPGERIMRPDYGCDLARLIFSPNDATAAGLARYYVGRAVERFEPRVIILAIDAGPVPDAPDRLQVILDYRPRLGGPADRLIADVALQGGA, encoded by the coding sequence ATGACGATCCAGGTGCCGACGAGACGCACACCGCCCACCTGGATCGGGTGGCGGTTCGGTCATCCCGACCTCGATGACGGCCTCAGCGGGCTGTCCGTCGGTCCGAACGGGAGTATCGAGCTCGTCCGCGATGCCGACGCGATCCGTCAGGCGCTCATGCTGCTGCTGTCGACCCGCCCCGGCGAGCGGATCATGCGACCCGACTACGGCTGCGATCTCGCCCGCCTCATCTTCTCGCCGAACGATGCCACCGCGGCGGGCCTTGCCAGGTATTACGTCGGCCGCGCCGTCGAGCGGTTCGAGCCGCGTGTCATCATCCTCGCGATCGATGCGGGGCCGGTCCCCGACGCGCCCGACCGCCTCCAGGTGATTCTCGACTACCGTCCACGCCTCGGCGGGCCGGCCGACCGGCTGATCGCCGACGTCGCACTGCAAGGGGGTGCCTGA
- a CDS encoding baseplate J/gp47 family protein: MPLPIPNLDDRDFDRLVADAKALIAARSPEWTDLSPSDPGVTLLEVFAYLTDTLLYRVNRIPEKAFVQFLELIGVRVMPPAAASVDLVFSLSAPATSEVIVPRGSRVATARSDADSPVFATADDARIAVGQQTATVRAYAGEVVDGEHLGNGTGKPGQLLRVAHPPISLPTGDVFDLVIGVQAEPGELENREPARESGGITYRIWTEAEHFGAPPGPETEAHLYTVDRAEGVIMFAPAAQIADAAAGGLTAQAVALAEVPGPGRRIVAWYRHGGGAKGNVAAGTLTTLKDAVPGVSVTNPAAATGGRDRETLENAMVRGPQSIHTLDRVVTARDYEQFAVAASGGVSRARAVTRADAWVGATPGEVQVYVVPSSDGGDVSADALAASMSPNVLERLAEALHSRQPIGARVGVSWVGLKGTLVRASVVVHRAEDRVAIERRLRERLDRVLSPVPVGTETGWPFGEHLRVAKVYDVLQAERGVRYVSDVTLIVEDVPRVVPSIVRDPNQRKTWFSASGEQIFRTVDDSTGWVAVARFEGESVERLAVLREAPGCVVATARVGETESSVVHASMDYGETWARIREFDSHVEEVALALIDGAPHAFLATDAGLFRQPLQGDAVGDRILVVAEDAAMGFYAVSTSVDPSGALCVAAAAQELKGVYVSFAEGRPGTFVNTGLKNQDIRVLRTLEIANRRYLYAGAYATGEEEGAGVSRVEVLGVQLDAKGWEPAGAKWTGGSCRDIAFIGETVLAATERAGVAVANPRQDGGSWRTPTRDCGLPLRQNGTFQALFTVASNDASPPLALCGGPDGVFRSADGRTWRLASPAAFGDEVSLPPNWLFAPGSHEITVAYDDAG, from the coding sequence GTGCCGCTCCCGATCCCGAACCTCGACGACCGTGACTTCGACCGGCTCGTCGCCGACGCAAAAGCGCTCATCGCCGCGCGCAGTCCGGAGTGGACGGACCTGTCGCCCAGCGATCCCGGTGTGACGCTGCTCGAGGTCTTCGCGTACCTGACCGACACACTGCTCTACCGGGTCAACCGCATCCCCGAGAAGGCGTTCGTGCAGTTCCTCGAACTCATCGGGGTGCGTGTCATGCCGCCGGCCGCGGCATCCGTCGATCTCGTCTTCTCGCTGTCGGCGCCCGCGACGAGCGAGGTGATCGTGCCGCGTGGCAGCCGCGTCGCGACGGCGCGATCGGATGCCGACTCTCCGGTCTTCGCGACGGCGGATGACGCCCGCATCGCCGTGGGACAGCAGACGGCGACCGTCCGCGCGTACGCGGGAGAGGTCGTGGACGGCGAACACCTCGGCAACGGGACGGGAAAGCCCGGCCAGCTGCTGCGGGTCGCCCATCCGCCCATCTCGCTGCCCACGGGCGACGTGTTCGATCTCGTGATCGGTGTGCAGGCCGAGCCCGGGGAGCTGGAGAATCGCGAGCCCGCCCGTGAGTCCGGCGGCATCACGTACCGGATCTGGACCGAGGCCGAGCACTTCGGCGCACCGCCCGGTCCCGAGACCGAGGCACACCTGTACACCGTGGACCGCGCCGAGGGCGTGATCATGTTCGCCCCGGCCGCTCAGATCGCCGATGCCGCCGCGGGCGGACTGACCGCGCAAGCCGTGGCGCTCGCCGAGGTTCCGGGTCCGGGCAGGCGCATCGTGGCCTGGTACCGCCACGGCGGCGGGGCGAAGGGCAACGTCGCTGCCGGCACGCTCACGACGTTGAAGGATGCGGTGCCGGGTGTCTCCGTGACGAATCCCGCAGCGGCGACCGGTGGGCGCGACCGCGAGACCCTCGAGAACGCCATGGTCCGCGGGCCGCAGTCGATCCATACGCTCGACCGCGTGGTGACGGCGCGGGATTACGAGCAGTTCGCGGTGGCCGCGAGCGGCGGGGTCTCGCGCGCCCGTGCCGTGACGCGCGCCGATGCGTGGGTGGGGGCCACGCCGGGTGAGGTGCAGGTGTATGTCGTGCCGTCGAGCGACGGCGGCGACGTGAGTGCCGATGCGCTGGCCGCCTCGATGAGCCCGAATGTGCTCGAGCGGCTCGCCGAAGCCCTTCATTCGCGCCAGCCGATCGGTGCGCGCGTGGGGGTCTCATGGGTGGGATTGAAGGGCACCCTCGTGCGCGCGTCCGTGGTGGTGCACCGTGCCGAGGATCGTGTGGCGATCGAACGCCGCCTGCGCGAGCGGCTGGACCGGGTGCTCTCGCCGGTGCCGGTGGGCACCGAGACGGGTTGGCCGTTCGGCGAACACCTGCGGGTCGCGAAGGTGTACGACGTCCTGCAGGCCGAGCGCGGTGTGCGCTACGTCTCGGATGTCACGCTCATCGTCGAGGACGTGCCTCGCGTCGTTCCGTCGATCGTCCGGGATCCGAATCAGCGCAAGACCTGGTTCTCGGCGAGCGGCGAGCAGATCTTCCGTACCGTCGACGACTCGACCGGATGGGTCGCCGTCGCGCGCTTCGAGGGCGAGTCGGTGGAACGCCTCGCTGTGCTCCGGGAGGCTCCGGGCTGTGTGGTGGCGACCGCTCGCGTCGGCGAGACCGAGTCGAGCGTGGTGCACGCGTCGATGGACTACGGCGAGACGTGGGCGCGCATCCGCGAGTTCGACTCGCACGTCGAAGAGGTCGCTCTCGCACTGATCGACGGCGCGCCCCACGCCTTCCTCGCGACCGATGCCGGCCTGTTCCGGCAGCCGCTGCAGGGCGACGCCGTGGGCGACCGCATCCTCGTGGTGGCGGAGGATGCCGCGATGGGCTTCTACGCCGTCTCGACCTCGGTCGACCCGTCGGGCGCGCTGTGCGTCGCAGCGGCAGCCCAGGAGCTCAAGGGTGTGTACGTCTCTTTCGCCGAGGGCCGCCCCGGCACATTCGTCAACACCGGTCTCAAGAACCAGGACATCAGGGTGCTGCGCACCCTCGAGATCGCGAACCGGCGCTACCTGTACGCGGGGGCATATGCCACGGGCGAGGAGGAGGGCGCGGGAGTATCGCGCGTCGAAGTACTCGGCGTGCAGCTCGATGCGAAGGGCTGGGAGCCGGCTGGCGCGAAATGGACCGGCGGAAGCTGCCGCGACATCGCGTTCATCGGCGAGACGGTTCTGGCCGCGACCGAGCGGGCCGGCGTCGCGGTCGCCAACCCGCGGCAGGACGGCGGCAGCTGGCGCACCCCCACGCGGGACTGCGGACTGCCGCTGCGCCAGAACGGCACATTCCAGGCGCTCTTCACCGTGGCCTCGAACGACGCGAGCCCGCCGCTCGCGCTGTGCGGCGGACCGGATGGCGTCTTCCGCAGCGCGGACGGGCGCACGTGGCGTCTCGCCTCGCCCGCCGCGTTCGGTGACGAGGTGTCGCTGCCGCCGAACTGGCTGTTCGCACCGGGCTCCCACGAGATCACGGTGGCATACGACGATGCAGGCTGA